The sequence TGCTGAAATTCTGCAAGTGCCTCCCGCTTGATATGAATGTGTTCTACTTGGAAGGCGTCGGGACGCGGCTGGGATTTATCGGAAAGCTTCTCGGTGGGATGGCGGGCGTGGGAGGGCCGTTTCGGATCGCCAGGGGACTGGAGCAGATGCGTCAGTACTTCGCAGAAGGGGATCGGACGGTCGACATTATTGGGTTTAGTCGAGGGGCGGCGCTGGCGTTGCATTTCGCCAATCAAGTGTTGGAGGAGCAGCCCGGTGCAGAGGTTCGCTTTCTTGGCCTGTGGGATACGGTGGCCTGCTTTGGCCTTCCCGGGAATGACTTAAACATTGGCTGGCATCTCACGCTGCCTGACAACGTCAAGCATTGTTACCATGCGATGGCGCTCGATGAGCGGCGCGGGAATTTTTGTCTGACCCGGATTGAGCCAGGGAAGGGTGGAACGATTGGCGATCGCCTGCAAGAGGTGTGGTTCCGTGGTGTCCATTCCGATGTAGGGGGTGGACAATGTCCTGGTCTGTCTAACATTGCTCTCTGTTGGATGCTTCGGCGGGCCAAGGAGGCGGGGCTTCCGGTGGACGAGGAGAAACTCCGCAACTATGAGGCCTTGTGTGATCCGAACGCCAAAATTTCCAAGAGCTTTGATCCGATCAAAGACCCGAAACGCACGATCAATCCAGGAGATTGGGTGCACCACACGGTAGAAGCTCGGGCACATTCCGGAGGGAG is a genomic window of Candidatus Nitrospira kreftii containing:
- a CDS encoding hypothetical protein (conserved protein of unknown function), with amino-acid sequence MALYAFDGTWNEDEADEAKETNVLKFCKCLPLDMNVFYLEGVGTRLGFIGKLLGGMAGVGGPFRIARGLEQMRQYFAEGDRTVDIIGFSRGAALALHFANQVLEEQPGAEVRFLGLWDTVACFGLPGNDLNIGWHLTLPDNVKHCYHAMALDERRGNFCLTRIEPGKGGTIGDRLQEVWFRGVHSDVGGGQCPGLSNIALCWMLRRAKEAGLPVDEEKLRNYEALCDPNAKISKSFDPIKDPKRTINPGDWVHHTVEARAHSGGRVHNDPPAGVRIVHG